The Mytilus galloprovincialis chromosome 3, xbMytGall1.hap1.1, whole genome shotgun sequence genomic interval TGATTGATGTTGATTGGTGACCATTGAATGTTACATACATATATGGGTCATTGAGGACTGATTGATGTTTATTGGTGACCATTGAATGTTACATGCATGACTGTGTcattgatgattgattgatgtttattGGTGACCATTGAAAGTTACATACATGGATGGGTCATTGATGACTGATTGATGTTGATTGGTGACCATTGAATGTTACATACATATATGGGTCATTGAGGACTGATTGATGTTTATTGGTGACCATTGAATGTTACATGCATGACTGTGTcattgatgattgattgatgtttattGGTGACCATTGAATGTTACATAAATGCCCGTGTCATTGATGTCTCATTGATACTATTTGGTGACCATTGAATGTTGCATACATATATGGGTCATTGATGACTGATTGATGTTTATTGGTGACCATTCAATGTTACTAGAATGACCTGTTTCATtgatgtgttttggtgatcaatTATAAAGTGGGTTCTTTTCTTATTGGTTGGTTTTGTTGACCACTCGATGTTTCAGAGATGTCTCATTGAAGTTTTACtctacacatacttttttattcttAAAGATGTCATCTATGTACTATATGTATATAGTACTAAGTATGAATAGAAGGATGATTTAAGTCAAGAGACGAACGAGATAGCAACCAAGCACAAATAACAAACAGAATTTAAGGATCAATTCTTCAAATGATTTTATATCTAGTAGACAAGGATGAATTAATTTGTCGATTCTCCATGGCCTATATCGTTTTTCTGACATTTCTGTTCTTCCACTTCGCTATTAACTTCTCTGTTCTTTTGTAATCTCTGTTCCTCTAATTTCATGACCCAAGAATCACAAAACAATGCTAAAGCTCCGATAATCATCCCACAACCAATGACATAAAACGTAGCATTGTAAGATCCCGTACTATCTCGTATATAACCTAAAAGAAgaattaaatatatgaaaatttaagAATACTAGTACTTATGACGCTACCCCTATTTATCCTCTCACATAATCCACATACGTTTGACGGAGACCTGTAAAGCTGGAAACATAAAGTATACTAGTAATACAATGACACATagtgaaaatatgaaaatacagCTGTATACTAGTGTCTGATGCAATGAGGTACCTTCCCGTTGACTGCATGTGTACAACTAGAAggtggggatttttttttatcaaagttccATCAGTATATATGTGCGGAAGAAATCAGAAACccattgatttgtttttgttgtctTGTCTGTATttggggaatatttttttaaatcctttcTTTATAAGATAATCAACTCTACCGGTAGAGCAATTCAAACAAAGTTGTAGGACATAAATGTTCTATCAAATTGTGTTTCACTGCTTACACGTTCAGTTATGCCATTTCCGATGGTTTCAGCTTATGTAATTTCAaaggtttttttcttatttatttttttcctcattgcTATTTATTTGATTGAACGTTAGGATTTTTGGACTGAATATAACAAAGTCATGACTGAGTCAAAAGAGTTTAAAATACTAGTAAATGAATAATCCAAATAACTAGGACATAATTAAAACATACCCATTAATGGTGCCATGATCGATATTGATATGCCATGCACAAGTATCAATAAAGAAAGTGCAGAAGGTAAATTATCGGCGCCGACGCTGTCTACCAATAATAAAGGAACAAATGGAAAGTAAATTGAACCAAACAGTCCGTTCACAACGCAGAACATTGCAAAACTGGTAAAATTAGTAAAGAAATTGTTGAACATAGTAACGGTACCAGTTATAAATAAGGTAATTCCTAAAATATTCGTTCTTTTGATTTTCTTAGAATCTGAAATCCAAGCAACTGAGAATCTAGCCACAACATCACATGCTCCAAATAGCATAACAATGATAGCTATTTCTTCGTCTGAAGTGTTGTTTTCACGAGCAAACGGAGGAATGTATGTAATGGTCAAGCCACAACTGAAAATACAAAAGTATGCTACAAATAATACGAGTTGAAGTTTATGGTTCTTCAAAAGTTTGAAATCAATCAAACTTGTCAATGATGTCTTTGTACAACATGTTGCTTTTGACTGTGAGCACCTAGAGACACCAACTTTCTCATTTTTACTTAAGTTGTGTATAGAACATGAAATACTTCCCGTACTGGTATACAAGTCCAGTGAGCTTCGACAAAGTTCCTTGGTCATACTCAGATTCTTTTCGTTGTAAGATATACCAAAAGTCTCCTCCAGTTGCTTTAATTTTTCGTCTTCTTTGTCGTTTAAAATTTGCGAACTTTTCTCTTCTATGGAAGAAGATATATTTTGATTTGGTCCGAAACCGAGGTCTTTGATATCCTCATTTGAATGTTTTTTCTCTTTTGCTGATTTTGAATGGACCGACTGACTAAGCTCAGCTTCTTTGTTGGTATATTTAAGAAGTTCTTCTTTTTCGATATTTCCCTCTATCGACCCGGCAGTCTCAATCAACGGTGGCAACGGGCGCAACAGCATTGCGACAATCAAATTGTGAAACAGAATCCCCGATACAAAAATCAAGGCGCCTTGTAGTCCATACACATCTATCAGCACCTGAATTATCTTAGGAAATACCAAACTGCCAATGCTTGCTCCTATGCTTGAAAAAGCATTTGCAAAGCCACGCCTTTTATCGAAATATGAAGACAGAACAACTAATCCAGGACCTAAAGTTAGTGCGCATCCAGTACCTAAAATATAATACTATGattatttcaaaaaagaaaatgtagCATTTCTTTGAGAAATCACTTTTGTTTACTAAGTATTCATTTATGTTCAGTTGTATATATTTAACTATTGGAAACTGAGATCCTTTTCTTTTgctataacattttttttttgagaattttCTCAAaggttgttaccaattatgtgtGCAAGTCAACACTCTTGTATTTTGGATCAAGAAACGTATACATGAAAATACAACTACGGTGTTATGAACAGTTATAAAGCTATTGAGTATTATATATAGTAGTCTTGATTAttgagtagatataggaagacatagtatgagggccaatgagacaactctccatccaaataacaattgataaaagtaaaccattataggtcaacgtacggccttcaacacggagcctttgcaggggcggatccagccattttaaaaagggggggttcccaacccaggacaaaagaggggggttccaactatatgtccccattcaaatgcattgatcggccaaaaaaagggggtttcagACCTCCCGGACCCCCACCCCacttggatccgccaatgattggctcacaccgaacaacaagctataaaacgccccaaaattactaaaattagtgtaaaaccattcaaacgggaaaaccaacggtctagtctatataaaaacaagaaacgagaaacacgtataaattaaataaacaaacgacaactactgtacatcagattcctgacttaggacaggtgcaaacatttgcagcgggattaaacgttttaatggtaccaaccCTTCTCCCTTTTTCTTTTTCGTTATactataacatcacaacatagaaaactgacacacgataaaatatcaattggaaggcttaactcaagcaaaaaacgtaaattaacataCTATAAACGAATACTGAATTTAATCTGAGGTTCTCTcgattattttctatatttaatttttatgtttaaaatgtatGTGTCAACTTGTTTTGGTCGTtctttcattattataaaaattaaggAGAAGTTgtatgcacaggcacttgtctcagaaaaaaaaatcctatataccttaatataacaattAAGATTTACGGCATAATACGTTTAAGTAGGATTGACAAccgagaaatcgaaaaataacgggaattcgggactggatgtcatttttcaaaaaatttagttaagtaccttgtgttatattaaggtatataggggggaaaaaatctgagacaagtgcctgtggttgtAGGATTGACAATGTGAccactatccaccagagttcaaatgaagtggatgtaagcaattacatgtagaattcaacaatgaaaaaaaaaactatttataataATGTTTTCTTTTGAGTTTATACAGACAGAATCTTTGAAGTTAACGGATACATTTAATGGAGTTCTAATGGGGAAAAAAACATGTTTCATCACCAATTTCCAATTGTCTTGGCAATGATAAATAACTTACCAAACAAAACACTTTGCGACAGAATCAGAAATGCTACGTCTGGTGCAAACGCGTTCAGTAGATATCCAGCAGGAACAAACATTGAACCAATCATGACTAACTTTCGTGGGCCAAGTAACCTAGTTCCCGAAGAAAGTATGAACAACGctgaaaatattcaatttaagATGTCGTTACAATCTaggttttaaaaatgttattgctCAAATTTCGGCGAAGATTAATAAACTATACTGGAGACTTTCTACAAGTATTTTAAATCAGTGCAGTTTTATCATgttaacacatgacatgggtaaaatctctttgttcttactgtgctataatcttaATAATGCACAGCTAAGGTTTAACGACCTCAGAtaactgcacagttcaaatctattcttACCTTTAGGGGCGTTTCCTGGATTCTGACAGGGGCGTTACATGtattctataaaattaaaaaataccaacgaggcttaaattaaaatattgtttgtttgcagtttaccgaccgacccttgaaaatcctcccgactgtgaaaattttattgctttaaatttgaagaatttttttttaatacttctattgacgcgatccggaactttgggtcctttccggaaatgatttaaagtctgggtcaattacgcatttcaagttcggtttttcttagcttcccgtcaagcgttcatgtgaccatttaatgataaagcacatggaaattgtttacaggtatccatgaagtcacggaggagtactttcgctgtcgtctcgtgtcaattttaagacaaataacaaacaaaaaagtttattagtaaactgtttatacagattcaggcacatgtaatgatgtgtgatgatatcattgacgatgatgcagcggatattcataactgacacgataaccattctgtctcaaacaaatcgggtacagaatctgtggagcctgactttatggaaccaatttcagtggttaaaaaattcgacagcagcttgaagtatggcatattttctacaaatcgttgtgaagacgacaaagatgaaaccactcctccgtgacttaaatcttcatggatatctgtaaacacgcctgtacgcaggtacggaggaagggctcatttgaaatgttaatggatatagatcatgccaaatcaataagaagcaaccgtaactacacaaagatgtagagaaaataaatggttagcttgaaaaataaatatactctctctatattaaatctatcttcgattgcaatgagtatgctcctttaggataaggggggctgccccactcatttcAATTattctttcttacaatattaaatatacccaaactgtgtggcctgtgtgaattcaattaaaacatgtccttaggagctatgctgccaattttttttatgcattaaaaacatttcagtacaggccatttacttttaatggggtgctatggatttcaccccaaactagatttctttggttttcattaaagcctggcaaaaatataaccttatcacatataattaaatattgttagaggtatgaaaacagtcgaatgtcttaatacttttttttcaagttgcctttttttcaattgaggaagattcaatggttatttttttttattaaaaatacactctttaatacattgtcttataagtctttaatatatacatttttctgatgaaaatactctactcatgaaaacattctagtcaagaagcatacatgtctgaatatatttctttaaaacagttctagtcataatgacattccttgtttataagtgtttaataattataccatattttatgtcataaattggataatgacactatgttaaagtttcagttttggttaaaaagttttttatctgaaaatgcctgttcatttgatgttggttttcagcatgtccagtgtttgttgttttaaaatgtttttttttcttcacaagaaacttggtttagtgtaactgcttgtttaaactgtattttggctgataaaataaaatatttttcctacctaccgaccattcagtctgaaggtacagtcggaaaactgcaaacaaacatatttttaaggttggcccgATTGTAGCGAGACTAAAAATGTTACTTGTCCAATTCAAGGATGAACAAcctatccccccccccccccattttttttttaaatccgccATTTGGcttgaagttacaaaaaaagtTGATCAATTAAACactttgtacaaacatcgtagtttcaaaataagaaaacaaaatgatggattgattgtttgtgtttttaaCGTAACTTTTAAGAGCAACATTTCGGCTATTTCGTGGCGCCCAGTTTTTATTGGTTAAGGGAGCCgaagtgcccggagaaaaccacacaCCTTTGACAGGAATACTGACAGTCCCAATCAATTGAAATTGGAGTCGAAAACTCCCGCATGGGGGAGTTCGCCCTCAAACCCTCAGTGTTAACTAGTGATTACAGTCAAAAAGACCTTTTTAGACGTCTTGGCAAACCAGGCCCCtgatgaaaaaaaaaggtttctccttccttttttattatctaaactgggacataacatattttattttgtttcgtatgtacacaatgtaaatcttaaatcagtgttttaaagtcagaacagataataacattattttctaGTTTCTGCcaaaaaaatcatgtatttaaGAATATTTAGATAAATTAAATCTGATTTGAATAAGTTTTAGACTCAATGAAATTCATTACGATTTTTTTGCATATTAATTCATATAAAGGCACTCTTTGGGTATCGAATTATTTGGGGTCGGAAAGGGGTGTGTGTTAAAGATTGGAATGAGAatcattatttctgtttatttaacatcTTAAATTTATGTACTAACATCTTCCTCGGTTCATCTTTCTTTAAACATATCAAACATATCATTaaggaaagaaaagaaattaatcttTACTCAATAACACCGATTTGAATCGTCACTGAGtgattagaattttttttaaataaatttaacaaaatgaaTGTAACAATTTAGGATGAAGcctgaatataaaaacaaatattatttaaaacttaccaaCCTCTTACTACATAAAGCCTCGTTTCCCCCTTTCTTAACTATACAAGAAACGTTCATAGGAGTCGTGGATTGCGGAATATCTTCCGCATatttctaaaacgttcacgtaaattgatggcgtcatgtgttaaaacagttattggccaatcaaatcggtatattggatttaatctgcacgtcgttcgggttaatcaGGGTCACAcaagctgtgcagattaaatacaatataccgacttgcttggtcaataactataacttaatTTTAGCACTAAACTTCGATTCTGAAATTGCCAttgcttttataaaaaaaatagaaatagttaaattaatcaatgaagctTGTGAACCATAAAAGTactaaaattgatactataatgGTATAGTTTTGTATAATTGGTATATTTTGACTTATCAATTGTATCTTGCCTAGAACACAAGCGCTTTGTGTAAGCCTCGTCATTTTCTGTGTTACAGATATTTtcagtcaatttaaaattttgaagaaaaaaatttcagcatatatttcttcttttttaatgtGTTCTTGTCCCTTCTATTATGACTGAACAATGTTACCTATTTCTCTTATAGATATTTATCGTATTACTGAAAAATGTCATGGTTAATTTCGTTGGTCTAATACTTTTATGCGATATCAGATTGCAGCATCATCCATTTGCTGTTCTTCAAGGTGTGATGACTAAGAACGGTAATTTTGGACTAATTTTTCTCAGGGGCAACGGTTTAATTACTTActccctgtttttttttcaaatcagactGAGGAAATATAGACACAGAcacatatttttatgtttttatttgggaattttctgttttttaaaacaaataacttaCACGAAAGGCTGAACATTGCTGTCTGTAAAGCTATAACGCCTGATATCAGCGAAGCGTTTGTCTTGTAAACGATTATGAACTGGATAAAGAACAGTCCAAAAGATTTGGAGATACCAACATTTAGGAATAGCTGTAAGAATATGGCTGCAATAAATATATCAACagtgaaacaaaaaaatattatgttaatttgttattgttttctaAGAATACATGCAATTGTTCTCGTCACACATATTCATTACATATTGAAATGATCGTTGAAGCAAACAATAATACTCAATCAATCTAACAGTACtctcataggcggatccagcgGGGCCCTGTGAGCCCGCCCaccccccttttcgtgggaaaaatttggttgattatatagggaatcactgatacATGACTTGATTGTCCCCCTCCTTCTTAGGTCAgtccccccccccacacacacttATGAAAAGCTATTCTTATAACGCACACACAataagagttgcaatgaatacaGAATCATATCAGGGGATCTGACCATTACAATAAattttttactatccatacgagcccCGAGTGAAAAAAGAAGCTTCTTTTTTCTATTGgggctcgtatggatagtaaaaaatTTATTGTAATCGACTAGCAATGGATTGTTGAGActtgatatatgtttatacattgtagaaaattgtaaataaataaaaaaaaacacctaacaattttttttagtgaggtccaaaaaaggggggcaggggcggatgcaggaattttcgaaagggggggtgctaacccagggcaaagggggggtgcaaaggggtgcaaaacatatgtcccgatacaaatgcattgatcggcaaaaataaaggggaggtgcgcacccccggaacccccccccccctggatccgccactggggggtCAATGCCCCAAATACCTGTGGATCAGACGAGCACCAAAGTCTTTGACAAGTAAttgcacatgtttttagtaaGTATTCTTGTTTTGGAAAATAATGAAACTTCTTTAATCATCAACGATTAAAtcatatttcttaaaaaaacaccACAATTATCGGTTTAGATCAAAggaagtacacattgatattatgtaaaCAACACAAAGATTGTCTTACCGGTACAGGTAAATATCGATCACTCCCCCCTTGGTTGGTGCCTATGTCCGCTGTACCGACAATACCCGGTGATTGAGCTGAATGCGGACGATTATAAGTTTATGTTATTACATTAACACCACGACCTGGGGACGTCATCGGTACAGCGCAGATATAAATACTAATCGAGCGGGCGTGATCGAATTTTACCTGACACGATAGCGGTTTATGATCTCGGCATCTGTATACATATCTAATGGGTTCGTACGGTCTCTTCACATGCTTTTGCTACGTAAGTGACGTATAAAGAATAAAATTGGCAACTCGGCGATCATTTTATAAATACTTAAGATAATCGTAAGAGTGGTCGTAAGTATTTCTTAGACACGCAAGAGTGGGTAGAGGCACTCTTAAGTTTACGATCAAAGTTGGTCGTAAGTTTTGACGTAAGTTCTTATGTGAAATTGGTTTTTGACTTAAGACTCGACTTAAGTGTAATCTTAGACTTACGATGTTTTGTGAAATTGGCCCCTGGATCCGCAATTGACTCAAGATgccaaaaaaatatcataaaaaaacatttgttagGAAAACCTGAATATTCCAAATGAAGGTTTCTTGAGTGTGTTTTTAATATTTGGTTGCGGTCTTATCGACATTTACAACACTGATAAATCATTGAATCAAATCATATATTTAATACTGAGAAAAATTGACCGAACCACACCCCaccctaaaaaaaatcaaataaaacaaaccaCACGAAATAAAAACCCAACACATTGCTAATACACGTGATCAGATGGCTCTTTCATATAGAGCTACAAAAATGAAGCATTTTATTCTTATATCGTTGTAATGGAGAAATCGAGCAGTCAAGGATGCTGCGTTTTGTTGAGATACGAATACTACGTGATTGATTCGACCAATTAAAATGATCAAAATAATTGTGTTATCATcggttctttttttaattttcaccatTGATTTGTAACAAACTTACCACACATAACAACCCATGCCCAACCTCGGTCCACTGGTCGTTGGTATTCAGTCTTTTTGACGACAGTCATTttcttctaaagaaaaaaaaaattgtaaagcaaataaaaaatctttatattttgcaCACTATCTCCTACTTCTAAGCAAAGCTTtccttaaaatacaaatttttcgATAAAAACAAAATGCCCTGTCAGTTAGATTCAAAACTACCGGATCAAGGAATGGTTATGCGCCTGCAAACATGTTTCATAACGCCACATTCCGTTTGTGTCTGTTTATTGTATAGTGTCTTtagttcagtggttatcgtttgttgctgtatctcacttttgtcatatttgtttttcatttattgcttCTTACATAAACCAGTtctctcgttttttttttttttttttgttttttttttacattttacatgtttagaacttttataaattgcaatGCATTATAGgttttctcattgctgaaggcttTATACGGCTATCTATACAAACTATACAAAAATGATACACACTGCATCTGTTTTTCCTATAAGGGCTGGGTAATGAAAATGAGGAAAGCCAAAACATTAATGTGTTTTGAGAGGGTGGAGTTAAGAAACCGTTTTGATCAAAATCACATTGTCAGTCTCAACCAATGAAATGTTCGTTTAGCTATTAGTATTACAtatgatttatatcaaataaCCAAAAAAACATCGCAGTAACATTCAACATAACCTcagaaattgacattttaattttgaaatgataccttatgttgttatccattcgtttgatgtggttgaacttttgattttgtcatatgATTGCGAacattcaattttaaattttcttcggagttcacgtttttgttattttactttttacgaaTATAAGCAGTCAGGAGtctactttgtcaaaattatctgctcattacgccagttcattctcacaatcgtagaaatggaatcAATTGTAGGAATGACGCGCTGctaattttgctcttggaaaccgataaatttatccacattgcaccattacgatccttatatgtcagttgtattttaaaagacaaatttatcaactagctaatgaacATCAGTAAATGATcgtgtctgcattgattcaacttaaaactataattgtctgatcggttgtcaggtggaattttcgaaaattcataaacatttaaaaaaattctaattaaatatttcgtggaagggcagactagatttttttagtggttgcaGATtttaaaccctagttatcacacacaaaaaaatatatctttttcgaagatatgcattttcatcacccaacttgaaagactgtcgtcaagcacttttagttaaaaaaaaaatagctattcgaacacacctactctgtttttgtgattcattagataggtatttcacttgacccatatatttcatcttttagtactgtgatttttttatgttataaagtcaacctgtagctttgatatataaaaatgatagcaTCTGAAGCGAGACTATGTATAAAATAtgcttgctttgtacgatatcaagacaaaatattcaactcaaacacgccctaacataaaaaggtgcactcgattttctctttcgATACAATTGTAacccattttttggatttttttcttgggtcacataatggaagggcagacacgaaaattactgaattaATAGATtgatgttttccgtccgtggtaattttttgaaaaaaatcggaggttatgcattttctacatccaacttgaaagatacccatgtcgtcgacttgataattgttctgcttaactatgttcTAGatcaattgaaaacttatgcaaatgtgtttttaaaatgaaacacttcgcaat includes:
- the LOC143068503 gene encoding monocarboxylate transporter 12-like isoform X1 produces the protein MTVVKKTEYQRPVDRGWAWVVMCAIFLQLFLNVGISKSFGLFFIQFIIVYKTNASLISGVIALQTAMFSLSSLFILSSGTRLLGPRKLVMIGSMFVPAGYLLNAFAPDVAFLILSQSVLFGTGCALTLGPGLVVLSSYFDKRRGFANAFSSIGASIGSLVFPKIIQVLIDVYGLQGALIFVSGILFHNLIVAMLLRPLPPLIETAGSIEGNIEKEELLKYTNKEAELSQSVHSKSAKEKKHSNEDIKDLGFGPNQNISSSIEEKSSQILNDKEDEKLKQLEETFGISYNEKNLSMTKELCRSSLDLYTSTGSISCSIHNLSKNEKVGVSRCSQSKATCCTKTSLTSLIDFKLLKNHKLQLVLFVAYFCIFSCGLTITYIPPFARENNTSDEEIAIIVMLFGACDVVARFSVAWISDSKKIKRTNILGITLFITGTVTMFNNFFTNFTSFAMFCVVNGLFGSIYFPFVPLLLVDSVGADNLPSALSLLILVHGISISIMAPLMGYIRDSTGSYNATFYVIGCGMIIGALALFCDSWVMKLEEQRLQKNREVNSEVEEQKCQKNDIGHGESTN
- the LOC143068503 gene encoding monocarboxylate transporter 12-like isoform X2, giving the protein MFSLSSLFILSSGTRLLGPRKLVMIGSMFVPAGYLLNAFAPDVAFLILSQSVLFGTGCALTLGPGLVVLSSYFDKRRGFANAFSSIGASIGSLVFPKIIQVLIDVYGLQGALIFVSGILFHNLIVAMLLRPLPPLIETAGSIEGNIEKEELLKYTNKEAELSQSVHSKSAKEKKHSNEDIKDLGFGPNQNISSSIEEKSSQILNDKEDEKLKQLEETFGISYNEKNLSMTKELCRSSLDLYTSTGSISCSIHNLSKNEKVGVSRCSQSKATCCTKTSLTSLIDFKLLKNHKLQLVLFVAYFCIFSCGLTITYIPPFARENNTSDEEIAIIVMLFGACDVVARFSVAWISDSKKIKRTNILGITLFITGTVTMFNNFFTNFTSFAMFCVVNGLFGSIYFPFVPLLLVDSVGADNLPSALSLLILVHGISISIMAPLMGYIRDSTGSYNATFYVIGCGMIIGALALFCDSWVMKLEEQRLQKNREVNSEVEEQKCQKNDIGHGESTN